The nucleotide sequence CGACCACCGCCGCCTTCGAGTCGTTGGATTCGGCTCGCGCGACGCGGGTCGCCAGCGACCGTTCGCCGATCTCTCCCTCGATTTCGGCGCCCTGAACGCCGATGACGCCGGCGAGTCGCTCCCCCGGCGCGACGGACGCGTTGTCGGTCCCCGCGGCTCCGCCGGTCGTCGTTTCGTTGTCGGTCCCCGCGTCGGTCGTCTGTGGCGACACCTCGTCGGTCGCCGTGTCGGGGGCTGCGGGCGAATCGGGCGCCCCCAGCGCCGACGCCGGCGCCGCCACCGCGCCGACGACGGCGACGAGGGCGAGTGCGAACACGACGACGTTCGGAACGTCCCTGCTCATCTTGTCCTTCGCTACGTGACTAGGGTGGATAAACTACGACGAACCTGAAGCACCGTTAACTCGGATTAAACCGTGTTTAGGTCGAGCCTGAACGGCGTCACGTCCCCCGGGGGATCCGTAGATCACTCCTCGTCCGGAAGTTTCAGGACGTTCTCGCGGCCGAGGCGGAAGCCTTCGAGCGATCCGTCGTCCCGCAGGTCGCGGACGATCTGGCTCGTCCGGGCCTCGGTCCAGTCGAACGCCTCGACGATTTCCTGTTGTTTGACCCGGCCACCCTGCTCTCTGACGAACTGGAGGACGCGCTCCTCGTTGCTCAGGAGGTCCTCCCGCTCCGACTCGGGGGCGGCTCCGGCGGCTCCGGCGGCGGCTCCGACGGCGTCGCTCCCATCGGCGGCGTCGACGTCAACCGCGGGGCCGGACGCACCGTCACGGAGCCGGTCGCGGTAGCGCCACGCGACCCCGCCGACGAGCGCGACCAACAGCCCGAGACCGAGCAAGGGGAGGGAGCCGGGGCCGCCGTCCGGCGCGGCGGTCGACGGGCCGCCGTCGCCGCCCGCCCCGTCGCCGCCCGCGGCGGTCGGGGTGGCCGTGGCGGCCGCCGATGTCTCCGGAGCGGGTTCGAGGACGATGATCGGCTCCCCGGAGACGAAGCTCGTCTCGGCGCCGCGCCAGACGACGGCGTTGGTCCGCCGCTCGTCGGGCTCCGGCGTCACCCGGGCGGTGGTGTACTCCGCGGGCCACTCCACGACGAGGCGGGTCCGCTCGTCCAGGAAGAGCCCCTCGATGGCGTCCCCGACCCGGAGGGTGTCGCCATCCACGGCGGCGAAGCCGTCCCACTGGAAGGTGTAGGCGACGACGCCGTACTGCGGAGGGGTCCGCGTCTCGGCGCTCACCGCGAAGCCGCTCGCGTTCATCTCGCGACCGGTCGAGTTCTCGGCCGCGGACACCGTCGAACGCATCCGCGACGCGAACCGGTCGGAGTAGTTCGCGGGGTTCGCCCGGATGTCCTCCTGGAGCGACTCGAAGGCGGCGGTCGTGTTCTCGTCGTCGAGGCGGGTCCAGTACTGGACGGTCCAGGTCGCGGAGCCGTTCGGCGCGACCCCGACGATCAGTCGGACCGAATCGGTGTCGACTCCCTGCTGGAAGGTCGGCCCCGGAGCCATCTGGGCCGGCGGCGTCGACCGTTCCGTGGACGCGAGTACACCGATCCCCGGAACGGCCGCGACGACGAGCAGCGCGACGGCGACGACGGTAATGACCCGACCGGACGAGCGCTCCCACATCTGCGTGTGCCTGCGTTTCCCCCGGGCATAGATAGGTCTTGTCGCTTCGGTCGAGAGCCACGGCGTCCATCATCGATAAATATCAGCTCGTAATAGTCGACACCATGGCACCGACACTCGGTACGGAGCCGCTTCGGGAGCATCCGGCGAGCACGCACGGAGGGAACCGATGACGCGCCGTCGCGCGCCCGTCTCGTCGCCGGTCGCGCTCACCGTCGCCGGGAGCGACTCGGGCGGCGGCGCGGGCATCCAGGCGGACCTGAAAACCATGGAGGCCCACGGCGTCTTCGCCACCTCGGTCGTCACCGCGGTGACGGCCCAGAACACCCTCGGCGTCGAGCGCTCGCACGTCCTGCCCGTCGCGGAGATCGACGCCCAGTACGACGCCGTCGCCACGGACTTCGACCTCGGGGCGGTGAAGACGGGGATGCTGGCGACCGAACCGGTGATCGACCTGGTGGCCGAGCGGGTGGCCGACGCCGACGCGCCGGCGGTCGTCGACCCGGTGATGGTCGCCGCGAGCGGCGACCGCCTGCTCGATCCGGACGCCGAGGCGGCCTACGAGTCGCTGATCGGCGAGGCGACACTCGTCACGCCGAACGCCGACGAGGCGGCGGTGCTGACGGGCGTCGAGCCGACGGATCGCGAGCGCGTCCGCGAGGCCGGCGAGGAACTGGTGTCGATGGGCGCCGACGCGGCGCTCGTGAAAGGCGGGCACGTCGGCGACGGCGGGACGGTGACGGACACGCTCGTCAGCACGCTCCCGGACGGGGAGCCGACGGTTCGGCGGTTCGAACACCCGCGGATCGACACCGACGCCACCCACGGCTCGGGCTGTACGCTGTCGAGTGCGGTCGCCGCGCACCTCGCCCACGGCGAGACGCTCGGCTACGCCGTCGAGGCGGCGACGGCGTTCATGGAGCGAGCGGTCCGGTACGGCCTCGACGTGGGCGAGGGACCGGGATCGGTCCACCACCTCGCCGCGCTCCGCGAGGCGGCCGACCGCCACCGGACGATGACGGACGTGGCGGAAGTCGTCGAGGCCTTCGTCGATCGGGACGTCTCGCGGCTCGTCCCGGAAGTGGGCATGAACGTCGTTGGGGCTACGGAGTACGCCGAGCGGGTCGGCGAGACGGCCGCCGTCGAGGGGCGGATCACGCGCACGCTCTCGGGCGCCGCGCCGAACCGCGGCGTCAGGCTCGGCGCGTCGAGTCACGTCGCCCGGTTCCTGCTGGCGGCCCGCGAGTTCGACCCCGATCTCCGCTTTGCCGTCAACTGCCGGTTCGACGACGAAATCGAGGCGGCGACGGGCGAGCTGGACGGGCCGGTGACTGAGTACGACCGCGACGCCGAACCCGCGGACGCGAGCGGGACGATGGGCTGGGGCGCCCGGCGGGCGTTCGGCACCGTCGACGCCGACGAACCGACACCGGTCGCCGTCCTCGACCGGGGTGCCGTCGGCAAGGAGGCCATCGTGAAGGTCGTCGCCGAGACGCCCGAACGGCTGGGCGAGCGCGTGTTCACGCTGCTGGACGCCGTCGACGCGTAGCGCCCCGGACCCACAGCGTTTTACACGACGACGGCCCGGGTGGGAGTATGACCGCCGATGGTATCGTCGGGGAGTTCCTCGCCCTGAAGGCGGAGACCGACGCCGACCTGCTGGCGATGCAGTGTGGCGACTTCTACGAGTTCTTCGCGGAGGACGCGGAGTTCGTCGGGGACGAACTCGACCTGAAAGTCTCGGAGAAGTCCTCGCACGGCTCGACGTATCCGATGGCGGGAGTGCCGGTCGACGACCTCACGCCCTACCTGAAGGCGCTCGTCGAGCGTGGCTACCGCGTCGCCGTCGCCGACCAGTACGAGACCGATGACGGCCACGCCCGCGAGATAACGCGGGTCGTCACCCCCGGAACGCTGCTGGAGACGACGGATCCCACCGCCCGGTTCCTGGCGGCCGTCGTCGCCGTCGACGGCCGCTACGGGCTCGCGCTCGCTGACGTGACGACGGGCGAGTTCCTCGTGACGACGACGGACGCGGCCGCGGAGGTGCGTGCCGAACTCCACCGGTTCGACCCCGCGGAGGTGTTGCCGGGGCCGACCGTCCGCGACGACGACTCCCTCCCGAACGGGGTGGGGACCGACGCCCCGGTGATCGAGTACGACGACGCGGCGTTCGCCCCGGGGCGGGCCGACCGGCGACTGCGCGAGCACTTCGGGGAGGGCGTCCTCGACAGCGTCGGCCTGACGGATCGGGCGGGCGTCGCCGCCGCGGGCGCCGTCCTCGCGTACGTCGACGAGACGGGGGTGGGCGTCCTCGACGCGCTGACGCGGCTGGGAACCTACGACACCGGCGACCACCTCGACCTGGACGCGACGACACAGCGCAACCTCGAACTCACGGAGACGATGCACGGGGAGCGCGAGGGGTCGCTCCTGGCGACGGTCGATCACACGGTCACGAGCGCCGGCGGGCGTCGCCTCCGGGAGTGGCTCACCCGGCCCCGGCGCGACCGGGACGTGATCGACAGACGGCTCGACAGCGTGGCGGCGTTCGCCGAGGCGGCGCTCGCCCGTGACCGGGTTCGGGAGGTGCTGGACGACGCCTACGACCTCGAACGCCTGGCGGCGCGGGCGACGAGCGGGAGCGCGGACGCGACGGACCTGCTCTCGATCCGGGACACCCTCGATACCCTCCCCGCGCTCGCCGACGCAGTCGCGGACTCCCGGCTCGCGGAGTCGCCGCTGCCGGGGATCGTCGATCGCCCGGATCGGGAGACTGCGGCGTCGCTCCGGGCGGAACTCGACGCCGCGCTCGCGCCCGACCCGCCGGGGACGGTCACCGAGGGCGGCCTCTTTCGCCGCGGCTACGACGACGAACTCGACGACCTGATCGACCGGTACGAGGAGGCCCGAGGATGGCTCGACGGTCTCGCCGACCGCGAGAAGGCCCGGACCGGGATCACCCACCTGCAGGTCGACCGCAACAAGACCGACGGCTACTACATCCAGGTGGGGAACTCGGAAACCGACGCCGTCCCCGAGGAGTATCGGGAGATCAAGACGCTGAAGAACTCGAAGCGGTACACCACCGACGAGTTGGCCGAGCGGGAACGCGAGGTGTTGCGACTGGAGGAGGCCCGCGGCGACCTGGAGTACGAACTCTTCGGCGAACTCCGCGACCGGGTGGCGGGCCACGCCGAACTCCTGCAGGACGTGGGGCGGATGCTGGCGACGGTGGACGCCCTCGCCTCGCTCGCGACCCACGCGGCGAGCCAGGACTGGACGCGCCCCGAGGTGGTCGAACCCGGGCCGCTCGTCGTCGAGGCCGGCCGCCACCCGGTCGTCGAGACGACGACCGACTTCGTCCCCAACGACCTCCACCTCGATTCGGACCGCGGGTTCCTGCTCGTCACCGGGCCGAACATGAGCGGCAAGTCGACGTACATGCGCCAGGCGGCGCTGATCGTCCTGCTGGCGCAGGCGGGGAGTTTCGTCCCCGCGCGGACCGCGACGGTGGGCGTCGTCGACGGCATCTACACCCGCGTCGGCGCCCTCGACGAACTCGCGGGCGGCCGGTCGACCTTCATGGTCGAGATGGAGGAGTTGAGCAACATCCTCCACTCGGCGACCGAGGAGTCGCTGGTCGTCCTCGACGAGGTGGGCCGCGGGACGGCGACCTACGACGGCATCTCCATCGCGTGGGCGACGACGGAGTATATCCACAACGAGGTGGGCTGTAAGTGCCTCTTCGCCACCCACTACCACGAACTGACGGCGCTCGCCGACCACCTCCCGCGGGTCGAGAACGTCCACGTCGCCGTCGCGGGCGACGACGACGAGGACGGCGACATCACGTTCCTCCGGACGGTCGAGGAGGGGCCGACCGACCGGAGCTACGGCGTCCACGTCGCGGAACTGGCGGGCGTGCCCGCTCCGGTCGTCGACCGATCCCGGGACGTGCTCGACCGCCTGCGCGAGGACCGGGCCATCGAGGCCCGCGGGGCCGGGACGGGCGACGGGGGGACCACGCAGGCCGTCTTCGACCTCGGATCCGGCGACTTCCGGACCGACGGGACGGCGGCGGCGGACGACGCGGCGACGCTCGATCCGACCACTGAGACGGTCCTCGCGGAACTGCGGGAGACGAGCGTCGCGGAGACGTCGCCGGTCGACCTCATGACGCGGGTCCGCGAGTGGCAGGACCGACTCGACGACGGCGACTGACGGGGCGGAACGGACGCCCGGCGGTGACGGCCGCCACGGGCCACTGCCCAGCCAGTTGTGACGGATTCTAGACGGCCTTTGGATTCATCTACGACGCACCTTGAAAAATCTACTTTCGATCCCCGGTCGGCGTGTCGGACGTGATGTCGAACCACGCGTCACGACGACGATTCCTCGCGGTCGCGGGAAGCACGACCATCGCGGCGCTCGCCGGGTGTAGCGGCGGCGACGGCGGTGGCGGGAGCACGGAAACCGAATCCATGGACGGCGAAACGACCGAGTCCATGGACGGCGAGACGACCGAGTCCGCGTCCGATCCCATGGACGGAGGGACGACGGAGACCGATTCGATGGACGAGGGGATGGAGTCGGTCACCGTCACCGTCCGGGTGGCGAACGTCGCCCCGACGGACGTCTACGGCGCGGAGACGCCGACGGGCGGGGCCGTCTGGCTCACGCCGGGGGTCTTCGCGGTCCACACGGGCGAGAACCCCGTCTTCACCCCAGGCGAACCGGCGTCGGTCGGCCTCGAAGCGCTGGCCGAGGCCGGGCCACCGACCGGCTTCGAGGGCGAGACCGGTCTCCTGGGCGAACTCCGGGAGCGAACGGGGAGCATGGGCGTCGTCGCCGCGGGGGCGTACACGCCGGACGACACCGTCGCGGACCCGAACGACCCCACCGGCGAGGTGCCCGGCGCGCCGCCGGTCGCACCCGGCGGTGCCTTCGAGTTCGACGTCGAGGCCCGGCCCGGACGCCGGCTCTCCCTGGCGAGCATGTTCGTGCCGTCGAACGACGTGTTCGTCGCGCCGGGAGCGTCGGGTATCGCGCTGTGGCCCGCCGACGGCACCCCGGTCGAGGGCGACGTGACCGCCGCCATCGACCTCTGGGACGCGGGGACCGAACCCAACGGCCCCCCGGGAGAGGGACCGGACCAGGCGCCCGCACAGGAGCGCCCGACGCAGGGCGCGGACGAGGACGGCGTCGTGCGCCGTCTCAGCGACGTAGACGACGGCCACGAGTACCCCGCGGCGAGCGAGGTGGTGCGCGTGACGCTCACGCCACACGGAGCGATGGACGACGGGGCGTAGCGCCGTCGCTTCGGTCGCCGGACGGGGCGGTTCGGACTCGGAGGCGAGTGCCAGTTGAGACATCTATTTCAGTCGGGGCGATGACATGGGAGGTATGGCGTCAGTCATCGTCGTCGGCGGCGGTCCCGCCGGCCTGAGTGCGGCACTGTTCACGGCGAAGAACGGCCTCGACACGACGGTGTTCGACACCGACGAGACCTGGATGCACAAGGCCCACCTGTTCAACTACCCCGGGATCGGTTCCATCGGTGGATCGGAGTTCATGGGCGTCGCGCGACAGCAGGCCGACGACTTCGGCGTCGACCGGCAGCAGGGCGCGGAAGTGACCGACGTCGAGGACGGCGACGGGGGCTTCACCGTGACGGCCGACGGGGAGGAACACGAGGCGGACTACCTCGTTCTGGCGACGGGAGCCGACCGGAGCCTCGCCGGGGACCTCGGCTGTGCGACGGACGACGACGGCGTGATCGAGGTCGGGGTGGAGATGGAGACGAGCGTCGCCGACGCCTACGCGACGGGCGCGATGGTCCGGGCCGAGGAGTGGCAGGCGGTCATCGCGGCGGGCGACGGCGCGGCGGCGGGGCTGAACATCCTGAGCAAGGAGAAGGGCGAACATTACCACGACTTCGACGTGCCCGCGGACGCGACGGAGACGTTCGGCGCGATGGCCGACGACGAGGCCTGATACGGATTATTGTAACTGTGTCCCGGTGGTTCGCCGGACTGTCCTGGCGAACCACCGGCAACGACGTACAGTGAACAGTGTGAGTCGGGGCGGAGCCGAACGTACAAACCATCGGCGCCCCTACGAACGTCCATGTCCTCACTCGCGGACGAGCCGTGTGAAGCCTGCACCAGCGACGACGAACCCCTGACGAGCGAGGAGTACGAGTCGTATCTGGACGACCTCCGGACGGACGTGTGGGAGGTCGTCGACGACCACCACCTACACGCCCACTACGAGTTCGAGGACTTCAGGGACGCCCTGGAGTTCACCTACGAGATCGGTGAACTCGCCGAGGAGGAGTGGCACCACCCCGACCTCGCGCTCGCGTGGGGCGAAGTCGAGGTGGAGATGTGGACCCACAAGATCGACGGCCTCCACAAGACGGACTTCGTGATGGCCGCACGGATGGACCGTATCTACGAGGGATACGAGCCCGCGGAGTGATACCAAGCCCTTATGGGTCCCACGCCACTGGATCGAGCATGACGATTTCTACCGGCGATTCGGTCACCATCGCGTACACCGGCCGTCTCGACGACGGGACGGTCTTCGACACCACCGACGAATCGGTCGCCGAGGAGGCCGGCCTCCTCGACGAGCAGCCCGACCGCGAGTTCGAACCGCTCACCGTCGAGGTCGGGGAGGGCAACCTCATCGAGGGGATGGAGCAGGGACTGCTCGGCCTCGAAGCGGGCGACTCCGAGACCATCACGGTCCCGCCGGAGGAGGCCTACGGCGAGGCCGACGGCGACAGCGTCCGCGAGTTCGAACCCGCGCAGTTCGAGGAGATGGTGGGCCAAGAGCCCGCCGAAGGACTCCAGGTTCGCGCACAGGGCGGCGCGGTCGGCACCGTCGTCGACGTGAGCGCCGACACCGTCAGCGTGGACTTCGAACATCCGCTGGCCGGCGAGACGCTGACCTTCGAGATCGACGTCCTCGACGTCGAATAGCGGCGTCGAACCGCCACGGGCGGCACCGTGGCGTTGATGATCCTTCCTCCCGAGCTATCGAGCGTGAGCGAGACGCCGACCATCCACGCACTGGACGACGCGACGGTCCGACGCATCGCCGCCGGCGAGGTGGTCGAGCGTCCGGCGAGCGTCGTGAAGGAACTGCTCGAGAACAGTCTCGACGCCGACGCCTCGCGCGTGACCGTCGCCGTCGAGGGCGGGGGCGTCGAGGGGATCCGCGTCCGCGACGACGGGGTCGGCATGACCGCCGCGGACTTGGAGCGGGCGGTCGAGGAGCACACGACCAGCAAGATCACGGGGGGCGACGACCTCGACCAAGTGGGCACGCTGGGGTTCCGCGGTGAGGCGCTCCACACCATCGGCGCGGTGTCGCGGCTGACGATCCGGTCGCGCCCCCGGTCGGGCGGGCGCGGGCACGAACTCACCGTCGAGGGCGGGACGGCCGGCGAGGTCACCCCCTCGGGCTGTCCGCCGGGAACGGTCGTCGAGGTCGCGGACCTGTTCTACAACACGCCGGCCCGGCGGAAGTTCCTCAAGACCGAGACGACGGAGTTCGACCACGTCAACCGCGTGGTGACCCAGTACGCCCTCGCCAACCCCGACGTGGCGACGACGCTCGAACACGACGGCCGCGAGGTGTTCGCCACCGAGGGTGCGGGCGACCTCGAATCGACCGTCCTCGCGGTCTACGGCCGCGAGGTGGCGTCGTCGATGATCGAGGTCGACGGGGGGCGACCGGAACCCGGCGCCGACCCGTCGGGCCCCGTCGAATCGGTGTCGGGGCTCGTGAGCCACCCCGAGACGACGCGGGCGGGCCGGGAGTACCTCTCGACGTTCGTCAACGGCCGCTACGTCACCGCGGGGACGCTCCGCGAGGCCGTCCTCGACGCCTACGGCGGCCAACTGGCGACCGACCGCTACCCCTTCGCCGTCCTCTTCGTCGAGGTGCCGCCCGACGCCGTTGACGTGAACGTCCACCCCCGCAAGATGGAGGTGCGGTTCGACGACGAGGCGGCCGTCCGCGAGGCGGTGACGGCGGCCGTCCGCGAGGCGCTGCTTGAGGAGGGGCTGGTCCGGACGGCGGCCCCGCGTGGGCGCTCGGCGCCCGCGGAGACCGAAATCGACCCGTCGTCGCCGGATCGGGAGGTGGCCGGGGGGGAGGCGGCCCCCGATTCCGATTCCGATTCCGATTCCGATTCCGATTCCGATTCCGATTCCGATTCCGATTCCGATTCCGATTCCGATTCCGATTCCGATTCCGATTCCGATTCCGATTCCGATTCCGATTCCGATTCCGATTCCGATTCCGATTCCGATTCCGATTCCCACGCCGGTGCCGGCTCGGACTCCGACGACGGATCCGACCGGGACACGAGCCCGACGCCCGACCGCGACGCGGGGACCGCCGCCGTCCCGACGGGGACCGAACCGGCGGACGAGCGCGGGTCCGACGACGTGGGGAGCGACACCCGCTCGGACGGGACGACCCGAGCGTCGACCCTCGACGAGGCGACGGCGGACGGCGCGGTCGGGACCGGCGGGAGCGAGGAGGTGACGCCGGAACCCGTCGGTGACGACGGTGTCGAGGGAACGGCCAGCGACCCCGCCGAGCCGGCGGCCGACCGCGACGCGGACGCCGACGGCCCGTGGCACGCCGGCGGGATCCGTCCGCCGAGCGAGCAGCGGACGCTCGACGGCGACCGGGCGGCGCCGGACCGCGACTTCGAGCGCCTGCCCGCAATGTGCGTCCTCGGACAGTACGACGACACGTACCTGGTCGCGGAGACGGCCGACGGCCTGGCCCTGATCGACCAGCACGCGGCCGACGAGCGGGTGAACTACGAGCGGCTTCGGGCACAGTTCGACGGCGACACGACCACCCAGGTGTTGGCGGAGCCGGTCGAAATCGAACTGACCGCCCGCGAAGCGGCGGTGTTCGACACCTACGAAGACGCCGTCGCTCAGTTGGGATTCCACGCCGACCGCGTCGACGACCGAACCGTCCGGGTGACGACCGTGCCCACCGTCGTCGCCGACTCGGTCGGCCCGACGCTGATCCGCGACGTTCTGACCAACTTCGTCGACGACGAGCGGGATGCCGAAGGGACGATCGACGAAGTGGCCGACGACCTGCTGGCGGATATGGCGTGTCACCCGTCGATCACGGGCAACACGTCGCTGACGGAGGGGTCGGTGTTCGACCTCCTGTCGGCGCTCGACGACTGTGACAACCCGTGGGCGTGCCCGCACGGCCGGCCGGTGGTGATCTCGTTCGACCACGACGAGATCAGCGACCGGTTCGAGCGGGACTACCCGGGACACGACTGATCACGGGAAGGTTCGGCAGTTGAGCAGTCACCGCGACATCGGTCCCCAGGATCGTCGTAGAAGGGATCGAGCCGCGAAGCGAGTGAGTTTCGCCGCCGGATCGGACGCCGTCGCAACGAACGGGGTCACGAGGGCGGTCCCGTTCGCCCGCGAACCACGCCGTCCGTGGGTGACGGCGAGACGGTCGGCTAGGAACCGAACCCGCGTACCATATTTATACATGTGGCTAACAAGTCACGATCGAAATGTGTGCGTGCTGGACTCGACGGGAGGCTCTGCGGATGGCGGGCTGTACGGCCGTAGGAGGGCTGTTGCTATCGCCGGGTACTGCGAGTGGACAGAGCGGTGAATCGTGGCCGGAATCGGGGTACGACGACGGGAATACGGACTACGCTCCCGAGAATACGGGCCCGGTGGCGAACGTGGAAGAAGCGTGGCGTCACGAACTGGATTCCACCCCCGGCGACATAACGGTCGCGAACGGGAACGTCTACGTGAGCAGTCTGCAACTCGACAACCCGCTATACTCGCTGGAAGCTACTTCCGGTGCCGAACGTTGGACTGCCCAGGGTAACGACGTTGAGATAGCGGACGGCTCCATCTACACACACGACGAGAGAAACGTGCTCGCGTTGAATCCGGGCGATGGGACCGAGCGATGGCGGTCGGAGCGTACGTTTTCGGACGTCGATATCGGTCCCCCGTCGATCGCGGACGACCAAATATTCGCCGTATCGTACGACACTGGAAACGAAACCAGTGGTGTACACGCATTAGGGATCGACAGTGGAGCCGAACGATGGCGTTTCGAGGGGAAGGGAAGAGTTATCGCCCATCCAGCGATAGGAGCCGATTCGGTGTTCGTAGGGACGAACAGCAATTATCTCTACGCGATCCGGAGGAGCGATGGGACCGAGCGGTGGCGGTTCCGTACCCAGAGCATGGTCCTATCAACGGTTCTATCCGACGGGGTCGTGTACTTCGGCGGCGACGAGTACGTGTATGCCGTCGATGCCGCCACCGGGAGCGAGCGCTGGCGGTTCCAAGCGGGAACGCCGTCTACGGGGTCAACACCGACGGCGTCGGTACCCACGATAGTCGCCGAGGATACCGTATACGCCCGAGGTGACGATACCATCTACGCGTTGAACACGACCGACGGTACGGAGCGATGGCGGATCGAAAGTGGGGGTACGGCAATTGCGATGGTCGGGGACGTGATCTATGCGTACGACGACCGTGGGCTCTATGCGCTGGATTCGGATGACAGAAGCGAACGATGGCGCGTTCAGCTGGACGATGGATTGGCAGGGTTCGCGGTGGCCAACGGAACGATCTATGCCGGAAGTCGGAACGATTCCGTATATGCCCTGAGCGGTGACACGCCGAATCAGGGTCAGATGGCGTCCACGACGACGAACACGCAGGCCGACAACGGCAGTGATCTCGGAGGAGGAACGGGGAAGCCAT is from Haloplanus salinarum and encodes:
- a CDS encoding 4a-hydroxytetrahydrobiopterin dehydratase — its product is MSSLADEPCEACTSDDEPLTSEEYESYLDDLRTDVWEVVDDHHLHAHYEFEDFRDALEFTYEIGELAEEEWHHPDLALAWGEVEVEMWTHKIDGLHKTDFVMAARMDRIYEGYEPAE
- a CDS encoding FKBP-type peptidyl-prolyl cis-trans isomerase — translated: MTISTGDSVTIAYTGRLDDGTVFDTTDESVAEEAGLLDEQPDREFEPLTVEVGEGNLIEGMEQGLLGLEAGDSETITVPPEEAYGEADGDSVREFEPAQFEEMVGQEPAEGLQVRAQGGAVGTVVDVSADTVSVDFEHPLAGETLTFEIDVLDVE
- a CDS encoding NAD(P)/FAD-dependent oxidoreductase; amino-acid sequence: MASVIVVGGGPAGLSAALFTAKNGLDTTVFDTDETWMHKAHLFNYPGIGSIGGSEFMGVARQQADDFGVDRQQGAEVTDVEDGDGGFTVTADGEEHEADYLVLATGADRSLAGDLGCATDDDGVIEVGVEMETSVADAYATGAMVRAEEWQAVIAAGDGAAAGLNILSKEKGEHYHDFDVPADATETFGAMADDEA
- a CDS encoding spondin domain-containing protein; translated protein: MSNHASRRRFLAVAGSTTIAALAGCSGGDGGGGSTETESMDGETTESMDGETTESASDPMDGGTTETDSMDEGMESVTVTVRVANVAPTDVYGAETPTGGAVWLTPGVFAVHTGENPVFTPGEPASVGLEALAEAGPPTGFEGETGLLGELRERTGSMGVVAAGAYTPDDTVADPNDPTGEVPGAPPVAPGGAFEFDVEARPGRRLSLASMFVPSNDVFVAPGASGIALWPADGTPVEGDVTAAIDLWDAGTEPNGPPGEGPDQAPAQERPTQGADEDGVVRRLSDVDDGHEYPAASEVVRVTLTPHGAMDDGA
- a CDS encoding helix-turn-helix transcriptional regulator, with translation MWERSSGRVITVVAVALLVVAAVPGIGVLASTERSTPPAQMAPGPTFQQGVDTDSVRLIVGVAPNGSATWTVQYWTRLDDENTTAAFESLQEDIRANPANYSDRFASRMRSTVSAAENSTGREMNASGFAVSAETRTPPQYGVVAYTFQWDGFAAVDGDTLRVGDAIEGLFLDERTRLVVEWPAEYTTARVTPEPDERRTNAVVWRGAETSFVSGEPIIVLEPAPETSAAATATPTAAGGDGAGGDGGPSTAAPDGGPGSLPLLGLGLLVALVGGVAWRYRDRLRDGASGPAVDVDAADGSDAVGAAAGAAGAAPESEREDLLSNEERVLQFVREQGGRVKQQEIVEAFDWTEARTSQIVRDLRDDGSLEGFRLGRENVLKLPDEE
- the mutS gene encoding DNA mismatch repair protein MutS → MTADGIVGEFLALKAETDADLLAMQCGDFYEFFAEDAEFVGDELDLKVSEKSSHGSTYPMAGVPVDDLTPYLKALVERGYRVAVADQYETDDGHAREITRVVTPGTLLETTDPTARFLAAVVAVDGRYGLALADVTTGEFLVTTTDAAAEVRAELHRFDPAEVLPGPTVRDDDSLPNGVGTDAPVIEYDDAAFAPGRADRRLREHFGEGVLDSVGLTDRAGVAAAGAVLAYVDETGVGVLDALTRLGTYDTGDHLDLDATTQRNLELTETMHGEREGSLLATVDHTVTSAGGRRLREWLTRPRRDRDVIDRRLDSVAAFAEAALARDRVREVLDDAYDLERLAARATSGSADATDLLSIRDTLDTLPALADAVADSRLAESPLPGIVDRPDRETAASLRAELDAALAPDPPGTVTEGGLFRRGYDDELDDLIDRYEEARGWLDGLADREKARTGITHLQVDRNKTDGYYIQVGNSETDAVPEEYREIKTLKNSKRYTTDELAEREREVLRLEEARGDLEYELFGELRDRVAGHAELLQDVGRMLATVDALASLATHAASQDWTRPEVVEPGPLVVEAGRHPVVETTTDFVPNDLHLDSDRGFLLVTGPNMSGKSTYMRQAALIVLLAQAGSFVPARTATVGVVDGIYTRVGALDELAGGRSTFMVEMEELSNILHSATEESLVVLDEVGRGTATYDGISIAWATTEYIHNEVGCKCLFATHYHELTALADHLPRVENVHVAVAGDDDEDGDITFLRTVEEGPTDRSYGVHVAELAGVPAPVVDRSRDVLDRLREDRAIEARGAGTGDGGTTQAVFDLGSGDFRTDGTAAADDAATLDPTTETVLAELRETSVAETSPVDLMTRVREWQDRLDDGD
- the thiD gene encoding bifunctional hydroxymethylpyrimidine kinase/phosphomethylpyrimidine kinase, which codes for MTRRRAPVSSPVALTVAGSDSGGGAGIQADLKTMEAHGVFATSVVTAVTAQNTLGVERSHVLPVAEIDAQYDAVATDFDLGAVKTGMLATEPVIDLVAERVADADAPAVVDPVMVAASGDRLLDPDAEAAYESLIGEATLVTPNADEAAVLTGVEPTDRERVREAGEELVSMGADAALVKGGHVGDGGTVTDTLVSTLPDGEPTVRRFEHPRIDTDATHGSGCTLSSAVAAHLAHGETLGYAVEAATAFMERAVRYGLDVGEGPGSVHHLAALREAADRHRTMTDVAEVVEAFVDRDVSRLVPEVGMNVVGATEYAERVGETAAVEGRITRTLSGAAPNRGVRLGASSHVARFLLAAREFDPDLRFAVNCRFDDEIEAATGELDGPVTEYDRDAEPADASGTMGWGARRAFGTVDADEPTPVAVLDRGAVGKEAIVKVVAETPERLGERVFTLLDAVDA